In one window of Desulfonatronum thioautotrophicum DNA:
- a CDS encoding phosphoadenosine phosphosulfate reductase family protein encodes MLHEKILHSRRILEQMLNDYGPERTAVAWTGGKDSTVVLWLWRSLLLERVMAPCRAVNLDTGLKFPEVLQLRDQVAREWNIDLHVQHPEVCLVDYPVAQVKLTCCRDLKILPLQQAVADLHLSALFTGLRRDEAPSRSGCEPVEPRVAPEYLQVNPILDWTEMDIWACIMEQGLPYCPLYDQGYRSLGCTPCTLAPDQAADNEERSGRDQDKERQMASLRSLGYF; translated from the coding sequence ATGCTGCATGAAAAAATACTCCACTCCCGGCGCATCCTTGAACAGATGCTGAATGACTACGGCCCTGAACGGACTGCCGTGGCCTGGACCGGGGGCAAGGATTCCACTGTGGTCCTTTGGCTGTGGCGCTCCCTGCTCCTGGAGCGCGTCATGGCTCCCTGCAGGGCCGTGAATCTGGATACCGGGCTGAAGTTTCCCGAGGTGCTCCAACTCCGCGATCAGGTGGCCCGGGAATGGAACATTGACCTGCATGTCCAGCATCCGGAGGTCTGTCTGGTCGACTATCCTGTGGCCCAGGTTAAGCTGACTTGCTGCCGCGACCTGAAAATTCTTCCCCTGCAGCAGGCCGTCGCCGACCTCCACCTGTCCGCCCTGTTCACCGGGTTGCGCCGGGACGAAGCACCGAGCCGTAGCGGGTGTGAGCCCGTGGAGCCCCGTGTCGCCCCGGAGTATCTCCAGGTCAACCCAATCCTGGACTGGACGGAAATGGACATCTGGGCCTGCATCATGGAACAGGGACTTCCCTATTGCCCGCTCTACGACCAGGGCTACCGCTCCCTGGGTTGCACGCCCTGCACCCTTGCGCCGGACCAGGCCGCGGACAATGAAGAGCGGTCCGGGCGAGATCAGGACAAGGAGCGGCAAATGGCATCGTTGCGCAGTCTGGGATACTTTTGA
- a CDS encoding glycosyltransferase: MRILSVGGTDFVQAWRNMGHHVLTMGKGAGHDVPLTHPIGPRELWEILSGRDFRPELTVWVDRCRPLEVFGLERLPGVVVGYSIDQYCNPWHVPYSWAFDLFLVAQKDYLELFHDPRAWRECRWFPLYCRLDMDRDPGVERDIPVSFVGTLNPPLNPDRGPFLHRFRRTCPTIVQQGAYAPIFGRSRIVINQSAVGELNFRLFQAAACGAVVLTEDVENGLRDAFAPGEEILLYPRNDPQTAARIAMEALSEPTRLGEIARRGRRRVQRDHSSTVRAREILRLVGPLLDSQASMRRKGGMGLVREHLLKTYASLATDKEIPLPLEHRQFYAEVARETCQETLGR; the protein is encoded by the coding sequence ATGCGCATCTTGAGCGTTGGCGGGACGGACTTTGTTCAGGCCTGGCGGAACATGGGCCACCATGTCCTGACCATGGGCAAGGGGGCCGGCCACGACGTGCCCTTGACGCACCCCATCGGCCCACGGGAGCTGTGGGAGATACTCTCGGGCCGGGATTTCCGGCCGGAGCTGACCGTCTGGGTGGACCGCTGCCGCCCGCTGGAGGTCTTTGGCCTGGAACGGCTGCCGGGAGTGGTCGTCGGGTATTCCATTGATCAGTACTGCAACCCCTGGCACGTGCCCTATAGTTGGGCTTTTGACCTGTTTCTGGTGGCTCAGAAGGACTATCTGGAACTGTTTCACGATCCGCGGGCCTGGCGGGAGTGCCGCTGGTTTCCGCTCTACTGCCGCCTGGACATGGACCGGGATCCCGGTGTGGAGCGAGACATTCCGGTCAGTTTCGTGGGCACGCTGAATCCGCCGCTGAATCCGGATCGAGGTCCGTTTCTGCACCGCTTCCGTCGGACGTGCCCGACCATTGTCCAGCAGGGTGCGTATGCCCCGATCTTCGGACGCAGCAGGATCGTGATCAACCAGAGTGCGGTGGGGGAGTTGAATTTCCGTCTGTTTCAGGCCGCGGCCTGCGGTGCCGTGGTGCTCACCGAGGACGTGGAAAACGGTTTGCGTGATGCCTTTGCCCCTGGCGAGGAGATCCTGCTCTATCCTCGCAACGATCCCCAGACAGCCGCCCGCATCGCAATGGAGGCGCTGTCCGAGCCGACCCGGTTGGGCGAAATCGCCCGCCGCGGCAGGCGCCGGGTGCAGCGGGATCACAGCTCCACGGTCCGGGCCCGGGAAATCCTCAGATTGGTCGGCCCCCTGCTGGACTCGCAAGCCTCCATGCGCCGCAAAGGCGGCATGGGGCTGGTCCGGGAACACCTGCTCAAAACCTACGCCTCCCTGGCCACGGACAAGGAGATCCCTCTGCCCCTGGAACACCGCCAGTTTTACGCCGAAGTGGCCCGGGAGACCTGCCAGGAAACCCTGGGTAGGTGA
- the cls gene encoding cardiolipin synthase — protein sequence MEWQFVESWPTVLVVAFFLYWFTVLVVLVNDQRDPTKTLAWLVVLSFLPLLGLLLYYFFGRNWRKIAEQQGLHERQRAMAGPTMRAIYARYADEAESGRQWARQHGYTRLVQLIEQTESAPPLPACDVRILPSGAAKFALLKEDIAQARKTINIQYFIWERDQLTAELVAILLDRLRTGVEVRMLNDFIGNLPYRKTELKQLAAAGARIRFDVRQLNRANYRNHRKIVVIDGVLGYTGGINVGQEYIDGGRRFPAWRDTHVRFRGPAVAELQKLFALRWSRTDRENLFSPRFFPDYAPLPESCVPVQVVATSVEDKWQAARRAHVLAMGHARKRIWIQSPYFVPDEQIYETMVNVALAGVDVRLMMTGLPDKRTAWYAAQTYFGALLEAGGKVYFYMRGFFHAKTLTIDGNLLSIGTMNIDMRSLELHKELMVWFLDEGLARRHEAIFEEDLADCEEFTLDRLRSLSKFAVFRNSAMRLASNLL from the coding sequence ATGGAATGGCAATTCGTAGAGAGCTGGCCGACCGTTCTGGTGGTTGCCTTTTTTCTCTACTGGTTCACCGTGCTTGTTGTGTTGGTCAATGACCAGCGTGACCCGACCAAGACCCTGGCCTGGCTGGTGGTGCTCTCCTTTCTGCCCTTGCTGGGGCTGCTGCTGTATTATTTTTTTGGTCGCAACTGGCGCAAGATCGCCGAGCAGCAGGGGCTGCACGAACGCCAGCGGGCCATGGCCGGACCGACCATGCGCGCAATCTATGCCCGGTATGCCGACGAGGCGGAAAGCGGGCGGCAATGGGCCAGGCAGCACGGGTACACCCGGCTGGTGCAACTCATTGAACAGACCGAGTCCGCACCGCCCCTGCCGGCCTGTGATGTGCGTATCCTGCCCAGCGGCGCGGCCAAATTCGCGCTGTTGAAGGAGGATATCGCCCAGGCCAGGAAGACCATCAATATCCAATACTTCATCTGGGAACGGGACCAGCTCACCGCGGAACTGGTGGCCATTCTTCTGGACCGCCTCCGAACCGGGGTGGAAGTGCGGATGCTCAACGACTTTATCGGCAACCTGCCTTACCGGAAAACGGAGCTCAAGCAGCTGGCCGCAGCCGGGGCCAGAATCCGCTTCGACGTGCGGCAGCTCAACAGGGCCAACTATCGCAACCACCGCAAGATCGTGGTCATCGACGGGGTGCTTGGGTACACCGGTGGCATCAACGTCGGGCAAGAGTATATTGATGGTGGTCGGCGTTTTCCGGCCTGGCGGGACACCCATGTCCGCTTTCGCGGTCCGGCGGTGGCTGAACTGCAAAAGCTCTTTGCCCTGCGCTGGTCCCGAACCGATCGAGAAAATCTCTTTTCCCCGCGCTTTTTTCCGGATTATGCTCCCCTGCCTGAATCCTGCGTTCCGGTCCAGGTCGTGGCCACCAGCGTGGAGGACAAATGGCAGGCCGCGCGCCGAGCCCACGTCCTGGCCATGGGCCATGCCCGCAAGCGGATCTGGATTCAGTCGCCGTATTTCGTTCCAGACGAGCAGATCTACGAGACCATGGTCAACGTCGCCCTGGCCGGGGTGGACGTGCGGTTGATGATGACCGGCCTGCCGGACAAGCGGACCGCCTGGTACGCGGCCCAGACCTATTTCGGAGCGCTCCTGGAGGCCGGGGGAAAGGTGTATTTCTACATGCGGGGATTTTTTCACGCCAAGACTTTGACCATCGACGGCAACCTGCTCTCCATCGGGACGATGAACATCGACATGCGCAGCCTGGAACTGCACAAGGAATTGATGGTCTGGTTTCTGGACGAGGGTTTGGCCCGTCGACATGAGGCCATTTTCGAAGAGGATCTGGCAGACTGCGAGGAGTTTACCCTGGACCGGCTGCGCTCCCTTTCCAAATTCGCCGTCTTCCGCAACTCGGCCATGCGCCTGGCCTCGAACCTGCTGTAG